DNA from Diaphorobacter limosus:
GGGCTTTCGCGACATTGCACGCGCCACCGATGTGCGCACCATGATTGCCGCCATCGTGCCCGGCGTCTGCGCGGGCAACACACTGCCCCTGCTGATAGACCCGGCCATGGGGCCGCGCGAAGCCTCTTTGTTGTTGGCGAACTTCAACGCGCTGGCGTTTGACTATGTGGCACGCCAGAAGACGCAGTCCACGCACTTGAACTGGTACATCGTCGAACAACTCCCCGTCATCGCCCCTGAGCGCTTTGACGCCCCCCTGCCCGCCCCCTTCGCCGCCGCCATGCGCGCCGCCGGGCTGATGAACGGCCACCACCCCCAGCCCACGGTGGCCGACTTCGTCATCCCCCAGGTACTGGCCCTGTCCTACACCGCGCACGACCTGGCGCCGTTCGCGCGCGACCTGGGCTATGTGGACGCCGCCGGTCAGGTGCTGCCGCCCATCGCGTGGGACGAGGAACAGCGCCGCGCCCGCCTGGCGGCGCTGGACGCAGTGTTCTTCTGGCTTTACGGCCTGGGCGCGGACGACGCGGCCTACGTGCTGGACACCTTCCCCATCGTGCGCACGCAGGACGAACGCGCCTTCGGCCGCTGGCGCACGCGGGACGACGTGCTGGCGGCACTGGCACTGCTGGGGGCTAACTAAAAAGATAGCTGCTTGCGCTTTATGGATAAGCGCTGGAGCCTGATATTGTCACTGGTATTCACTCCCTCGCCCCCTGTGGGAGAGGGTGGGGGTGAGGGGTGATTGGCTGCCGAGCCCTTTTTGAGCCCCTCACCCCTGCCCTCTCCCGCCAGCGGGAGAGGGAGAAAGTCCGGCCTCAGCGCCGCAGCAGCGACCACACGAACTCTATGCCCGCTGCCACCAGGTCGAACTGATCCTCCCGCCTGCCCTCGAAACGTTCGCGCTGGCGCTCGCGTTCCTCGCGCGTGCGGTTGCGTTCCAGGGCGATCAGGGCGTCGGCCAGGGCCTCGGGCGACTGGCCGTTGGCCGCCTGGCTGGCTGCTTGACTGGCGGCCTGGCCGTGGCGCTGCAGGGCCTTGTCCACCGCCTGGGGGTCGAGCAGTGCCAGGGCCGACCGGCAGTACGGGCAGGCGTGGTCGTTGCGTATGTCCACCGTGCCCCCGCAGCTGGTGCAGGCGATGCTGCCCACGCGCCGCGCCAGGGCCTCGATCTCGAGCGTGGAGAGGTGGCGCACAAAGCCCTTTTCGACCATGAAGGAGCCAAAGGTGGAGAAGCGCCCGTGCCGTGCCGCGCAGCGGTAGGTGACGTAGCGCCCGCCCTGGGCCAGGTCGTAGCCCTTGACCAGGTCTTTGCGGCAATGCGGGCAGCGCAGTCGGTCGGACAGGGGGTGGTGCGCGTCGCCATGGTGTTCATGCAGCAGCGCGAAGAGCTGCAGCACGGCGGCCGGCGCCAGGCGCGTGTTCTCCTGCGGGTCGAACCACAGGCCCTGGCAGGCAAAGCACAGATCCAGCTCCAGCATGCTGCCGTCGGCGGCGGCAAAGCGGCGCTTGTCGGCCGGCTGGCGGCAGGAGGGGCAAAGTGAGGTCGATGGCATGAATGGGGGATGGTAGCGCCTGCACGGCCATGCCATGAGCGGCCGTACAGCCATTCGCCACACTCTGGAGACAAGGGTTAACCCTTGCATGACTGTTAAAATTTGCTGTCTTTCTTACCAGCGGCCGCAGGCGCCCGCAGATGCCGCGCGCCGCGATTGTTTCTCTGGAGTGTGTGTGTCCCCAACGATGTCTTCCCGTATCCAGCACCCGGGCCTGGCCCAGAAAATCATGAGCGCGTCGGATGCCGCGGCGCTGATTCCGGCCGGCGCCACCGTCGGCATGAGCGGCTTCACCGGCTCGGGCCACCCCAAGCTGGTGCCGCAGGCCCTGGCCCAGCGCATAGCGGCCGAGCATGCGGCGGGCAAGCCCTTTCAGGTGAATGTGTGGACGGGCGCCTCCACCGCGCCCGAGCTGGACGGCGCGCTGGCCAAGGTGGGCGGCATGCACCAGCGCCTGCCTTTCCAGTCCGACCCGCTATGCCGCAACAAGATCAACGCCGGCGAGCTGCATTACCTGGACATCCACCTGTCGCATGTGGCGCAGCAGGCCTGGTTCGGCTTTCTGGGCCGCATGGATGTGGCGGTGGTGGAGGTGCTGGGTATCTTGCCCGACGGGCGCCTGATCCCCTCGGCCGCCGTGGGCAACAACAAGACCTGGCTGGATATTGCCGACAAGGTGATCCTGGAGGTCAACAGCCTGCCCCCGAAGGAGATGGAGGGCATGCATGACATCTACTACGGCACGGCCATTCCGCCGCGGCGCCAGCCCATCCACCTGACGCAGCCGATAGAGCGCATCGGCGAGCCCTATCTGCGCGTGGACCCAAACAAGGTGATCGCCGTGGTCGAGACGCACCACGGCGACCGCGACACGGCCTTTGCCCGGCCCGACGCGGTCAGCAACCAGATTGCGGCGCACATCATCGACTTTCTGGCGCATGAGGTGAAGCTGGGCCGCCTGCCCAAGGCCATGCTGCCGCTGCAGTCGGGCGTGGGCAATGTGGCCAATGCCGTGCTGGCCGGGCTGCTGGACGGCCCGTTCGAGGACTTGCTGGGCTTTACCGAGGTGCTGCAGGACGGCATGCTGGAGCTGATCAAGCGAGGCAAGATGGCGGCCGCCTCGGCCACCGCCATATCCCTGAGCCGCGAGGCGCTCAAGGACTTCACCGACAACATTGACTTTTACCGCCAGCGCATCGTGCTGCGCCCGCAGGAGATCAGCAACCACCCGGAGCTGGTGCGCCGCCTGGGCGTGATCGCCATGAACGCCATGATCGAGGCCGACATCTACGGCAACGTGAACAGCACGCACATCATGGGCAGCGGCATGATGAACGGCATAGGCGGCTCGGGCGACTACGCGCGCAACGGCTACCTGTCGTTCTTTGTCACGCCCTCGGTGGCCAAGGGCGGCGACGTGAGCTGCATCGTGCCCATGGTCTCGCATGTGGACCACACCGAGCACGACACGCAGATCATCGTCACCGAGCAGGGCCTGGCCGACCTGCGCGGCCTGTCGCCGCGCCAGCGCGCGCAGGTCATCATCGACAAATGCGCCCACCCGGACTGGCGCCCCATGCTGCAGGACTACTTCGACCGCGCGCGCCGCCAGGGCGCGCAGCACACGCCGCACCTGCTCAGCGAGGCGCTTAGCTGGCACCAGCGCTGCCTGGAGACCGGCAGCATGCGCGCCACCGAGGACGAGCTGGCGGCTGTCGCCTAAGCGCTGCAGGGGCGAACCACAGTGGGCATGATGCAGGCTTTGCAACCCACATTGCCTTGCACCATGCCGATCTGGAAAAAACCCCTGACCCTTGAACTGCTGCACAGTGCCCATGCCAACACAGCCATAGCGCACCTGGGCATAGAGATCACCGAGATTGGTGATGACTTTCTGCGCGGCCGGGTGCCGGTGGACGAGCGCACGCGCCAGCCCTATGGCCTGCTGCATGGCGGCGTGAGCGTGGTGCTGGCCGAGACCCTGGGGTCGATGGGCGCCTTCTATTCCTGCCCGGCAGGCCAGCGCGCCGTGGGCCTGGACATCAACGCCAACCACCTGCGCGCCGCCACCAGCGGCTGGGTCACGGGCACGGCGCGGCCGGTGCACATCGGCAGGACCACCCAGGTCTGGCAGATCGACATGGTGAACGACGAGGGACAGCTGACCTGCGTCTCGCGCATCACCATGGCGGTGCTGGCGCCGAAATAAAGAACAACCCCCTGAGCGGCTGCGCCGCTGGCCTAGCTTGCGTCAGGTTCAAGTCGAATTGGTCTGATTAGGCACATACCTCAGACTGTGCCGCGAGCCCTCACCCCAACCCTCTCCCAGAGGGAGAGGGAGTAAAGCCGGCGCAACCGGTCGCGCTCGCCCCTTTGGGGAGAGGGAGGGGTGAGGGGCCTCTGCGATATGTGCATAGGCAGGCGAATTGGCCTGCAGCGCTTATCAATCAAGCGTCAACAGCTATTTATTCAGTAGCATTCTGCCGCGCCAGGCGCTCGCTCTTCCAGTACACCTCGCTGCCGGCATCGAGCCGGTTGAGTACGCGCGAGAGCACGAACAGCAGGTCTGAGAGGCGGTTCAGGTACTGGCGCGGCGCAGCGCGCATGGCCTCGCCCTCCTGCAGCGCCACCACGGCGCGCTCGGCGCGGCGCGCCACCGTGCGGCAGACATGGGCCTGGCAGGCAGCGCGCGTACCGGCGGGCAGGATGAATTCCTGCAGGCGCGGCAGCTCGGCGTTGTAGCGCGCCAGGGCGTTGTCCAGCTGCAGCAGGCCGTCGTCCTTGAGCAGCTCATAGCCGGGCATGGACAGCTCGCCCCCTAAGTTGAACAGCTGGTGCTGCACGTCGATGAGCAGCTCGCGCATGTCGGCTGGCAGGCTCTCGCACAGCAGCAGGCCGATGTGCGAATTCAGCTCATCCACATCCCCCATGGCGTGCGGGCGGCCGCTGGCCTTGGATACGCGCGTGTTGTCGCCCAGGCCGGTGGTGCCGTCGTCACCGGTGCGTGTGGCGATCTGTGTCAGTCTGTTTCCCATGGCGCATTCCTTCAGTTTCGGGGTCGAAACGGCGATTGTGCGTTACACCTGCCGACCAATTGTTGAGCAGGGCAACAGCGGGAAAAATTGCTGGCCTGGTCTTTTTTGCTGCGGTGCAATGCGGCCCTGTTCAACTCTTGCCGGAGACCGAATCGATGCCGACAACACAGCAGCGACGCCCCATCTCCCCGTTCGACGCACGCAGCGTGATGCTGTTCGCAGCCCTTACCATGGGCGGTGCGTTGGCACAGGCCCAGACCTCATCCACGCCGGCAGCGCAGTCCAAGCACCAGGCCAGCCGCAGCCCCGCACCCACCGGGCTCAAGCTCATCATCGGGAGCAGCGCCCGCGGCGCAGAAGCCTCGTTGAAGCGCCCTGCCTGAGCGCCAGGCGCCAGGCACCTTCCCCCGCCAAGGCTGTACTCCAGGGCCTTGGCGGGCTTTTTTTGCCTGCGCCTTGGGCGGTGGCTCAACTTTTAGAATGAGCGCTTCCATCCAGCCCGTCGCAGCCCCATGAACGCCCCCGCCCATACCACCCAACTGCTTGCCCGCCCCGTGCCTCAGGCCCTGCTGGATGCGTTGTCCCAGCGCTTTGGCACGCAATATTCCAGCGCCCTGGCCGTGCGCGCACAGCATGGACGCGACGAGGGCTCCATCGAAGCACCACCGCCGGCCGCCGTGGTCTTTGCCGAGAGCCGGCAGGACGTGCAGGATGCCGTGCGCCTGGCCGCGCAGCACGCCGTGCCGGTGATCGCCTACGCCGCCGGCTCCTCGCTCGAAGGCCATCTGCTGGCCGTGCAGGGCGGCATCAGCATCGACGTGAACCGCATGAACCGCGTGCTGAGCATCGATGCCGATGACCTCACGGTCACCGTGCAGCCCGGCATCACGCGCAAGCAGCTCAACGAGGCCATCAAGGACAGGGGCCTGTTCTTCCCCATAGACCCGGGCGCGGACGCCAGCATGGGCGGCATGGCCGCCACGCGCGCCAGCGGCACGAATGCCGTGCGCTACGGCACGATGCGCGAGAACGTGCTGGCGCTGGAGGTGGTGACGGCCAGCGGCGAGGCGATACGCACCGGCACGCGCGCCAAGAAGAGCAGCGCCGGCTACGACCTGACGCGCCTGATGGTGGGCAGCGAGGGCACGCTGGGCATCTTTACCGAGGTCACGCTGCGCCTGTACCCGCTGCCCGAGGCGGTGAGCGCGGCCATCTGCTCCTTCCCCAGCATCGAGGCCGCGGTGCGCACGGTGATACAGACCATTCAGCTGGGCGTGCCCATCGCTCGCGTGGAGCTGATCGACGCCAACAGCGTGCGCATGGTCAACGCCCACAGCAAGCTGGATCTGCGCGAGGAGCCGATGCTGCTGATGGAGTTCCACGGCTCGCCCAGCGGTGTGCGCGAGCAGGCCGAGACGGTGCAGGCACTGGCCAGCGAGCATGGCGGCCAGGCCTTCGAGTGGGCCAGCACGCCCGAGGAGCGCACGCGCCTGTGGACGGCGCGGCACAACGCCTACTTTGCCGCGGTGCAAAGCCGCCCCGGCTGCCGCGCCATCAGTACCGACACCTGCGTGCCCATCAGCCGCCTGGCCGACTGCCTGCTCGACTCCGTGGCCGAGGCCGACGCCAGCGGCATCCCCTACTTCCTGGTCGGCCATGTGGGCGACGGCAACTTCCACTTCGGCTACCTGATCGACCCCAACGACGTCGGCGAACGCGAACGCGCCGAGCGGCTCAACCACCAACTGGTGACGCGCGCCCTGGCCATGGGCGGCACCTGCACGGGCGAGCATGGCGTGGGCATCCACAAGATGGGCTTTTTGCTGGACGAGGCCGGCGCCGGCGCGGTGGACATGATGCGCGCGATCAAGCGCGCGCTCGACCCGCAGAACATCCTCAATCCAGGGAAGATCTTTACGCTGTGACGCCTGCCTGCCCTACTCCCGCTACGGCAGGAAGGCGGGGGTCAAAAGGCGCAGGCCGATGGAAAACCAACGCTCGCGCAGGTGCGTGCCATTGCGATTTCCATAGGTGGCATCGAGCTGCACGCGATCGGGCACCAGCGAATAGCGCAGCCCCAGCTGATGCATGGGGCGGCCCTGGTTCTGGCCAAAGGTCTCGGCCAGCAGCCAGGCTCTGGCGCTCAGCTGGATCTCCGTCCCCAGGCCCCAGGTCAGACGATCACGCCGAGCCGCCCCATCGCGCAGCCAGCCGACATTGGCATGCACCTGCAAGGCGTCATCGCGCAGTGAGAAGCTGACCGGCGCATAGGCGTACCAATCGCGTCGTGCGGCTGCTTGTGGATGGCCCACGCTGCCGGCCGCCAGGGCCAGGCCCCAGCCATTGGCTTGCAGGGGCCGCAATACCATCTTGCCCTGCAGCACCACATCGGTGGTCTGGCTGTGCCCATGGGCATTGGTGCGCGTGCTGCCCAGGGCCAGCTCCAGATTGCCGGTGATATTGCAGGCCGGCTGCATCGAATACTCGGTACTGCCCCGGCGGCCCGTGGCCCAGCTCTCCACCTGGCAGGCCCTGGCATCGACGATGCGTGCATCGTCGGTGACCATGGGGCTGGCGGCATGGCTCGGGGTGGCAACCGCCCCCAGCATGGTCAGGCCCAGGCAGGCAAGGTAACGCGCCGGCATGCGCGGCGCGGGAATGTAAAAGTGCATGGTCAGCAGCAGAGGGGCCGGATGATCTTGCGCCCACCCGGCCCGGCGGTGGCACAAGGCCCGGCGATTGTAGGCAAGGCCTGCTTCACGCCATCTGCACCCGCCGCGCCGCCATGCGCATGGTCAACGCCCACAGCCGCCTCGCGCTGCGCGAGGAGCCCATGCTGCTCACTGTAGACGCGGGCGCTCAGGGGCGCGCCAGCGGGTAGCGCGGCGCCACCCCCTCACCCGGAACATGCAACAGATTGACCACGCCGATCACGTCGTCCACCAGCCCCACGGCTTGTTCCAGCGCGCGGCCCTGCTCCACCGAGCGCACGCAGCCCGTCAGCGTGACTATGCGCCGCTGGCCCAGCACCCAGACGCTGGTGTCATCGAAGCGCCCGTCCTCGCGTATGAACTGGCGCACGCGCGGGACGATCTCTGCGTCGTACAGGTAGGAGTTGGGCAACCGGCAACGACCCGAGCGATAGCAGCTGCCGCCATGCTGGGCGCGTTCATGAGCCAGCTCGCGCACCTCCTGCGCGCTGTAGAGCGGTCCCTCGGGCACGGGGCAACCGGGCATGGCGGCCGTGGCCTGGACGAAGGGGTCGTCAAAGGCATTGCTGCGCGGCTGGGCGTCCACAGCCGCCGCCAGCGACAGCAAAACAAGGCATTAAAATCGGCCGCATCGCCCTAACATAAAGCGCAATAAGCTACTATTTATATAGTAAAACTAAGCTGCGGCCGCCGCGGGCCGCGACCGCGCCGCCACATCCGCCCCCACAAAGCCCGCCGACACCACGCCCAGCACCAGGGCCAGCGCCGAGCCGTAGAAGATGCTGGAATTCATCTGCGCGTCCAGCATGGCGCCAAAAATGGGCGCGGCGATGGAAAAGCCCAGATCCAGGCCCGAGTACACGGTGCCGTAGACGCGCCCGGTGGCGCCCGGCGGGGCGGCGCGCTTGATGAGCATGTCGCGCGACGGGCCGGCGATGCCTATGCCCATGCCGGCCAGCGCGGCCACGGCCAACGCCAGCATGCCGGGCAGCACGCCCAGGCCCACCAGCGTGAGCAGCAGGGCCGAGGCCAGCAGGCAGACGCTGATGGTCTTCTCCAGCCGCTCCACGCGGCCCACCAGGAAGCCGCCGATCACCATGCCCATGGCGCCGCACAGCATGTAGCCGGTGACCACCATGGTGGTGAGCGACAGGGGAATGCCATACATGTTCTGCAGCGACGGGGCGGCAAAGCTCTGGATGGCGCTGAGCGAGCAGGTGCTCCAGAAGAAGAACGAGAAGCACAGCCACACAGCCGGCAGCTTCAGGAAGGCCATGGGGTGCTCGGGGACTGCGGCCGCTCCCTTGGCGCCGTGGTGCGCCCAACTGCCCTGGCGGTCGTCGAGTGCGTCGCGGTTCCACACCATGATGGCCAGCACCAGCAGCGCCAGCGCCGCGCCAGCCAGACAGGCCACGCGCCAGGAGCCGCTGGCCGTGGCAATGCCGGCCATGAACACCGGCGCCGTGGCCCAGCCCAGGTTGCCCGAGATGCCATGCACCGAGAAGCCATGGCCCAAGCGCTGGGGCGACACGCGCTTGTTGAGAATGGTGAAGTCCACCGGGTGAAACGGCGCATTACCCAGACCGGCCAGCACCGCCGCGACCACCAGGCCGGCGTAGCCGCCAGCCGTCCCCGCCACCAGGCCGGCGGCGACAAAGCACGCCAGGGCGGCGAACAGCACCGGGCGCGCGCCCACCTTGTCCACCAGAAAGCCGGCCATGGCCTGACCGGTGCCCGAGACCACGAAGAACACCGACAGCAGCAGGCCCAGCTCGGAATAGCTGAAGCCGAAATCCGCTATCAGGAACGGAAACAGCGGCGGCAGCAGCATGTGAAAGAAATGCGAGGAGCCATGCGCCAGGCCGATCAGGCCTATGGTGCGCGCGTCCTGGCGCAGGGTGGGGGTAGCGGTCGTCATGGCCATGATGGTAGTCATGCCGGCGACGGCCGATATACGATAGCCGGCCAATTGCTGTCGCAAACATGCCAAACCAACCCGCACCGGACGCCACCCCTGCCCCACCGCCCCCCAGACCGGTGCGCGTGCCGTCCTATGTGGAGGCGCTCACGCCCCA
Protein-coding regions in this window:
- a CDS encoding acetyl-CoA hydrolase/transferase family protein; the encoded protein is MSSRIQHPGLAQKIMSASDAAALIPAGATVGMSGFTGSGHPKLVPQALAQRIAAEHAAGKPFQVNVWTGASTAPELDGALAKVGGMHQRLPFQSDPLCRNKINAGELHYLDIHLSHVAQQAWFGFLGRMDVAVVEVLGILPDGRLIPSAAVGNNKTWLDIADKVILEVNSLPPKEMEGMHDIYYGTAIPPRRQPIHLTQPIERIGEPYLRVDPNKVIAVVETHHGDRDTAFARPDAVSNQIAAHIIDFLAHEVKLGRLPKAMLPLQSGVGNVANAVLAGLLDGPFEDLLGFTEVLQDGMLELIKRGKMAAASATAISLSREALKDFTDNIDFYRQRIVLRPQEISNHPELVRRLGVIAMNAMIEADIYGNVNSTHIMGSGMMNGIGGSGDYARNGYLSFFVTPSVAKGGDVSCIVPMVSHVDHTEHDTQIIVTEQGLADLRGLSPRQRAQVIIDKCAHPDWRPMLQDYFDRARRQGAQHTPHLLSEALSWHQRCLETGSMRATEDELAAVA
- a CDS encoding BON domain-containing protein; this encodes MLSLAAAVDAQPRSNAFDDPFVQATAAMPGCPVPEGPLYSAQEVRELAHERAQHGGSCYRSGRCRLPNSYLYDAEIVPRVRQFIREDGRFDDTSVWVLGQRRIVTLTGCVRSVEQGRALEQAVGLVDDVIGVVNLLHVPGEGVAPRYPLARP
- a CDS encoding FAD-binding oxidoreductase, with the translated sequence MNAPAHTTQLLARPVPQALLDALSQRFGTQYSSALAVRAQHGRDEGSIEAPPPAAVVFAESRQDVQDAVRLAAQHAVPVIAYAAGSSLEGHLLAVQGGISIDVNRMNRVLSIDADDLTVTVQPGITRKQLNEAIKDRGLFFPIDPGADASMGGMAATRASGTNAVRYGTMRENVLALEVVTASGEAIRTGTRAKKSSAGYDLTRLMVGSEGTLGIFTEVTLRLYPLPEAVSAAICSFPSIEAAVRTVIQTIQLGVPIARVELIDANSVRMVNAHSKLDLREEPMLLMEFHGSPSGVREQAETVQALASEHGGQAFEWASTPEERTRLWTARHNAYFAAVQSRPGCRAISTDTCVPISRLADCLLDSVAEADASGIPYFLVGHVGDGNFHFGYLIDPNDVGERERAERLNHQLVTRALAMGGTCTGEHGVGIHKMGFLLDEAGAGAVDMMRAIKRALDPQNILNPGKIFTL
- a CDS encoding hotdog fold thioesterase, whose product is MPIWKKPLTLELLHSAHANTAIAHLGIEITEIGDDFLRGRVPVDERTRQPYGLLHGGVSVVLAETLGSMGAFYSCPAGQRAVGLDINANHLRAATSGWVTGTARPVHIGRTTQVWQIDMVNDEGQLTCVSRITMAVLAPK
- a CDS encoding MFS transporter, producing the protein MTTIMAMTTATPTLRQDARTIGLIGLAHGSSHFFHMLLPPLFPFLIADFGFSYSELGLLLSVFFVVSGTGQAMAGFLVDKVGARPVLFAALACFVAAGLVAGTAGGYAGLVVAAVLAGLGNAPFHPVDFTILNKRVSPQRLGHGFSVHGISGNLGWATAPVFMAGIATASGSWRVACLAGAALALLVLAIMVWNRDALDDRQGSWAHHGAKGAAAVPEHPMAFLKLPAVWLCFSFFFWSTCSLSAIQSFAAPSLQNMYGIPLSLTTMVVTGYMLCGAMGMVIGGFLVGRVERLEKTISVCLLASALLLTLVGLGVLPGMLALAVAALAGMGIGIAGPSRDMLIKRAAPPGATGRVYGTVYSGLDLGFSIAAPIFGAMLDAQMNSSIFYGSALALVLGVVSAGFVGADVAARSRPAAAAA
- a CDS encoding zf-TFIIB domain-containing protein; the protein is MPSTSLCPSCRQPADKRRFAAADGSMLELDLCFACQGLWFDPQENTRLAPAAVLQLFALLHEHHGDAHHPLSDRLRCPHCRKDLVKGYDLAQGGRYVTYRCAARHGRFSTFGSFMVEKGFVRHLSTLEIEALARRVGSIACTSCGGTVDIRNDHACPYCRSALALLDPQAVDKALQRHGQAASQAASQAANGQSPEALADALIALERNRTREERERQRERFEGRREDQFDLVAAGIEFVWSLLRR
- a CDS encoding cob(I)yrinic acid a,c-diamide adenosyltransferase, with translation MGNRLTQIATRTGDDGTTGLGDNTRVSKASGRPHAMGDVDELNSHIGLLLCESLPADMRELLIDVQHQLFNLGGELSMPGYELLKDDGLLQLDNALARYNAELPRLQEFILPAGTRAACQAHVCRTVARRAERAVVALQEGEAMRAAPRQYLNRLSDLLFVLSRVLNRLDAGSEVYWKSERLARQNATE